A section of the Triticum dicoccoides isolate Atlit2015 ecotype Zavitan chromosome 7A, WEW_v2.0, whole genome shotgun sequence genome encodes:
- the LOC119334353 gene encoding patatin-like protein 3 produces MATPAIALLDQTLPFGVGVGGGGGGSDRLSKEIFSILESNFLFGAQALEPAGACSAGRVRVLSIDGGADGGALAAAALVRLERRLQELSGNPEARVADYFDVAAGSGAGGFLAAALFARRMPAEAARDVVAKNRKVFSGRHGRGGLFSRPEAVFKKVFGDLTVRDAAKPLLIPCYDMATAAPFVFSRADAVEAEAFDFPLWQVCAAACGVGPAEVASLDGRTRLRAAAAAGGTGAGGANPTAVAVTHVLHNKREFPFAAGAGDLVVLSLGGNAAAGSGARASSSSLLRIAGACQADMVDQAVSMAFGESRATNYIRIQGNGITAGATAEAAMAERGVESVLFRGKKLMPQTNGERLDGVAEQLVREQHRRMDSKTPVVLIKPSATPRTSSSSASTLITVSTNSSSESP; encoded by the exons ATGGCGACTCCCGCGATCGCGCTGCTTGATCAGACCCTGCcgttcggcgtcggcgtcggcggcggcggcggcggctcggaccgGCTCAGCAAGGAGATCTTCTCCATCCTGGAGTCCAACTTCCTGTTCGGCGCGCAGGCGCTGGAGCCGGCCGGGGCGTGCTCCGCGGGCCGCGTGCGCGTGCTCTCCATCGACGGCGGCGCGGACGGCGGCGCGCTCGCCGCGGCCGCGCTGGTCAGGCTCGAGCGCCGGCTGCAGGAGCTGTCGGGCAACCCCGAGGCGCGCGTCGCCGACTACTTCGACGTGGCGGCCGGGTCCGGCGCCGGCGGGTTCCTCGCGGCCGCGCTGTTCGCGCGCCGGATGCCGGCGGAGGCGGCGCGCGACGTCGTGGCCAAGAACCGCAAGGTCTTCTCCGGGCGCCACGGGCGCGGCGGCCTGTTCTCCCGGCCCGAGGCCGTGTTCAAGAAGGTGTTCGGCGACCTCACCGTGCGCGACGCCGCCAAGCCGCTGCTGATCCCCTGCTACGACATGGCCACGGCCGCGCCGTTCGTCTTCTCCCGCGCCGACGCCGTGGAGGCCGAGGCGTTCGACTTCCCGCTCTGGCAGGTCTGCGCGGCCGCGTGCGGCGTGGGGCCGGCCGAGGTGGCGTCCCTCGACGGGCGCACCAGGCTgcgcgccgccgcggccgccggcgGGACCGGCGCCGGCGGGGCGAACCCGACCGCCGTGGCCGTCACCCACGTGCTCCACAACAAGCGCGAGTTCCCCttcgccgccggcgccggcgacctCGTCGTGCTGTCCCTCGGCGGGAACGCCGCCGCCGGGTCGGGCGCCCGCGCGTCGTCCTCCAGCCTCCTGCGCATCGCCGGCGCGTGCCAGGCCGACATG GTGGACCAAGCCGTATCAATGGCGTTCGGAGAGAGCAGAGCAACCAACTACATCCGCATCCAG GGCAACGGCATTACCGCCGGAGCGACGGCGGAGGCGGCCATGGCGGAGCGGGGGGTGGAGTCGGTCCTGTTCCGGGGCAAGAAGCTGATGCCGCAGACCAACGGCGAGCGGCTGGACGGCGTGGCGGAGCAGCTGGTGCGGGAGCAGCACCGGAGGATGGACAGCAAGACGCCCGTGGTGCTCATCAAGCCGTCGGCGACGCCCAGGACGTCGTCCTCCTCGGCGTCCACGCTCATCACCGTGTCCACCAACTCCTCCTCGGAGTCGCCCtga